Within Elizabethkingia sp. JS20170427COW, the genomic segment TTTCGCTCGCCACTACTTACGGAATCTCTTCGATTTCTTTTCCTCCGGGTACTTAGATGTTTCAGTTCTCCGGGTTTGCTCTGCTTGCGCAGTGACATGTCTTCAACATGCCGGGTTGCCCCATTCGGACATCTCGGGATCAATTCGTGTGTGCCAATCCCCCGAGCTTTTCGCAGCTTACCACGTCCTTCTTCGCCTCTGAAAGCCTAGGCATCCGCCATACGCCCTTAACGATTTCTTTCCTAATGTTATACTTTATGTATCACATATGTATATTTACTCTGCACTCAAGGAGTGCTCGGTTATCTCTTTGTGATGTCTTTATCGTTAATGTCAATGATCTTTAATCTTTAGTCTTTAGTTTATGGTTCTTAGTGCATAGTGGCTCTCACTATTTTATTACTAATCCCTATTAAACTAAAACCTAATTGTGGAGAATAAGGGAGTCGAACCCTTGACCTCCTGCGTGCAAGGCAGGCGCTCTAGCCAGCTGAGCTAATTCCCCCTCTTTCTTTATTAGTAGTCTCGGGCAGGCTCGAACTGCCGACCTCTACATTATCAGTGTAGCGCTCTAACCAGCTGAGCTACGAGACTCTCGTAAGATTTCTCTCCCTTCTACTAATTTTTAGGGGTATGTTTTTTTTTCAACCTAAGTAAAAAACCAAAGCTTGTGTTAGCTTAAGGTTAGTGAGCTTACGCTCTGTTATTTTTTTATACTCTATCTCTAGAGTCTCTAAAATGAGATGTTCCAGCCGCACCTTCCGGTACGGCTACCTTGTTACGACTTAGCCCTAGTTACTTGTTTTACCCTAGGCAGCTCCTTTTACGGTCACCGACTTCAGGTACCCCAAACTTCCATGGCTTGACGGGCGGTGTGTACAAGGCCCGGGAACGTATTCACCGCATCATGGCTGATATGCGATTACTAGCGATTCCAGCTTCATAGAGTCGAGTTGCAGACTCCAATCCGAACTGAGACCAGCTTTCGAGATTTGCATCACTTCGCAGTGTAGCTGCCCTCTGTACTGGCCATTGTAGCACGTGTGTGGCCCAAGGCGTAAGGGCCGTGATGATTTGACGTCATCCCCACCTTCCTCTCTACTTGCGTAGGCAGTCTCTCTAGAGTCCCCAACTGAATGATGGCAACTAGAAACAGGGGTTGCGCTCGTTGCAGGACTTAACCTAACACCTCACGGCACGAGCTGACGACAACCATGCAGCACCTTGAAAATTGTCCGAAGAAAAACACATTTCTGCGTCTGTCAATTCCCATTTAAGCCTTGGTAAGGTTCCTCGCGTATCATCGAATTAAACCACATGCTCCACCGCTTGTGCGGGCCCCCGTCAATTCCTTTGAGTTTCATTCTTGCGAACGTACTCCCCAGGTGGATTACTTATCACTTTCGCTTAGTCTCTGAAGTTATTCCCCAAAAACGAGTAATCATCGTTTACGGCGTGGACTACCAGGGTATCTAATCCTGTTCGCTACCCACGCTTTCGTCCATCAGCGTCAGTTAAAACATAGTGACCTGCCTTCGCAATTGGTGTTCTAAGTAATATCTATGCATTTCACCGCTACACTACTTATTCCAGCCACTTCTAATTTACTCAAGACTTACAGTATCAACGGCAGTTCGACAGTTAAGCTGCCGGATTTCACCGCTGACTTATAAGCCCGCCTACGGACCCTTTAAACCCAATAAATCCGGATAACGCTTGCACCCTCCGTATTACCGCGGCTGCTGGCACGGAGTTAGCCGGTGCTTATTCGTACAGTACCTTCAGCTATCTACACGTAGATAGGTTTATCCCTGTACAAAAGTAGTTTACAATCCATAGAACCGTCTTCCTACACGCGGGATGGCTGGATCAGGCTTCCACCCATTGTCCAATATTCCTCACTGCTGCCTCCCGTAGGAGTCTGGGCCGTGTCTCAGTCCCAGTGTGGGGGATCACCCTCTCAGGCCCCCTAAAGATCATCGCCTTGGTGAGCCGTTACCTCACCAACTAGCTAATCTTGCGCGTGCCCATCTATATCCACCTCAGTTTTCAATATTACCCGATGCCGAATAATATATTATGGGGTATTAATCTTCCTTTCGAAAGGCTATCCCCCTGATATAGGCAGGTTGCACACGTGTTCCGCACCCGTACGCCGCTCTCTCTTCTAGCAAGCTAGAAAATACCGCTCGGCTTGCATGTGTTAGGCCTCCCGCTAGCGTTCATCCTGAGCCAGGATCAAACTCTCCATAGTATGTTTGTTTAATCCTTAAGCTCTAACTCAATTTATAATTGACGCTTTGGTTTTTCCTTACTTGGTTGTTATTTTTTATTTCAATGATCTTTTCTCTATCTCTCCTAAACTAACTCTTTTTCGTCATTAGCTCGTTTATTCCTGATTTCTCTTTCGCTCTCCTCAGCGCTTGTTTGCCGAGTTTTGCGGTTGCAAAGATAAAAACTTTTTTGTTTAACTTCCAAATATTTTTTAAAATATTTTTTTTCGTCTCGCCTTATCTCCGACTCGCTATTCCAGTCTCTTTCGTAACCGTTTTTGCGAGCGCAAAAGTATAAAACTTTTTTAATATGACAAAATGTTTTCTAAAATATTTTTTCAATACCTGAAATACTCCTTCGCTCCCCCACTAAACAAGAATCGTTACCTCATCGTTTGGGAGTGCAAATATAGAGACTTATACTTTACCTACCAAATTATTTACGCCTTTTTTATACCAAAAACACCTAAGTAACTGTAGAAGTGTGAGAAAAATTTAAATATAAAATTATAAATAAGGTTTGTTTTACTATTTTATACTCCCCTTTCATATATACTCTTCCCTATTCAAAACCATTATTCTATATATTCTTTCAATTATTATCAAAAAAATAGCTACTCTTACGAGTAGCCATTCTAAAATTTATTAAAAAAATAGGTTTATAATTCTTCTGCAAGGTTAAAGGCTTTCTCTAAACCATCAAGATCTTTTCCTCCTGCAGTTGCAAAAGCTGGGGCTCCACCGCCGCCACCTTTGATTTCTTTAACAAGAGATTTTACAATATTCCCTGCTTGGTATTGAGCTGTAAGATCATCAGAAACCCCTACCGTAATCATAGGCTTGCCTCCTGCATTGGATAGAATAACGGTTACCGATTGTGCTACCTCTTTTTTCAATCCAAAGACAATGTCTTTAATAACAGCTGCATCCATAGAGGTTTTCTTCACCAATAGCTTTTTATCTCCTTTCTGAACGTACTCTTCCTTCCATTGTGCAGATTCTTGTTTTGCTTTTTCAGCTTTCAGAGCTTCGATTTCAGATTTTAAAGTATGGTTCTCCTCTAATAGCTTCTGTACAGACTTCAATACATCCTTAGATTTTAGCAAATGTGCTAATTCCAAATACGAAGCTTCCATTCCTTCAAAATACTCCTTCGCTTTTGCTCCTGTAATTGCTTCTATCCTACGAATACCTGCTGCCGCTGATGCTTCTGACGTAATTTTGAAAAGTCCTATCTCTCCTGTGCTCTTCACATGAGTACCCCCACAAAGTTCACGAGAACTTGCAAATTGAATCATCCTTACATTATCTCCGTACTTTTCTCCGAACAAGGCCATAGCTCCTTTATCTAATGCTTCTTGGATTGGGATATTTCTAAATTCTTGAAGAGCTATATTTTCACGAATCTTAGCATTTACCTGCTGCTCTACTTGGGCAAGTTCCTCATCGGTCATTTTACTGAAGTGAGAAAAGTCAAAACGTAGATAGTCTGGTCCTACATAAGAGCCCTTTTGTTCTACGTGAGCTCCCAAAACCGCTCTTAACGCTTCATGAAGAAGGTGAGTTGCAGAGTGATTTGCTTGGCTACTTTTTCTAGACACTACATCTACCTCAGCGGTAAAAGTTGCATTTATCTCTTGTGGAAGCTCGGCAACTAGAGAAATATTTAAATTATTTTCCTTTTTAGTATCTAAAATTTCCACCTTCTCTTCTCCAGAAATTAGAAATCCTTTATCTCCTACTTGCCCACCTCCTTCTGCATAAAAAGGTGTTTCATCTAAAACGATTTGGTAAAATACACCGTCTTTATTTTCGATCTTACGATAACGCGTAATTTTAACCTCGCTTACCAATTGATCATATCCTACAAAACGCTCAGGTTTTTCCTCTAAAATTACCCAGTCGTAAGTTTTAGACGCTGAAGATTTTTTAGAACGTGCTTTTTGCTTGTTCATTTCTTCTTCAAAACCTTGCTCATCGATACCTAAACCTTTTTCTTCTGCGATAATTCTCGATAAATCGGCAGGGAAACCGAAGGTATCATAAAGCTCGAATACTTGATCTCCTGGCAAGTTCTTTTGCTGATCTTTTATAGTCTGCTGGATAACAGCATCTAATCTCACCAATCCATGTTCTATTGTTTTCAAGAAAGAGTTTTCTTCTTCTTTAATAACTTCTGTTACTAATCTTTCTTGTTTTACAATTTCAGGGAAGAAGCTTCCCATCTGTTCTTTCAAGATTGCTACGAGTTGATATAAGAAGGCTTCATTCATCCCTAAGAATCGGTAAGAATAACTAATTGCCCTTCTTAAAATACGACGAATAACATAACCTGCTCCTCCGTTAGACGGCAACTGTCCATCTGCAATGGCATAAGCTACAGCACGGATATGATCTACCACTACACGGATTGCAATATCTTTTTCATCTTCTAAAACTCCTGTGTATTTTTTACCAGAAATTTCTTCAACCTTTGCAATTAGTGGGGTAAACACATCGGTATCATAATTAGACGCCTTTCCTTGCAGAGCCATGCAAAGACGCTCGAAGCCCATTCCAGTATCTACATTTTGTTTAGGAAGTTTCTCTAAAGTTTTATCAGCTTTTCTTAAAAACTCCATAAATACCAAGTTCCAAACCTCAACTACCTGAGGATGGTCTTTGTTTACCAATTCTTTACCTGATATTTTAGCTTTTTCACTTGCAGGTCTTATATCCACGTGGATTTCAGAGCAAGGACCACAAGGACCTTGGTCACCCATTTCCCAGAAATTATCTTTTTTGTTACCATTGATAATTCTGTCTTCAGCAATATGCTCTTTCCAATAGTTATAAGCATCTTCGTCTCTCTGTAAGTTTTCAGAAGCATCTCCTTCAAAAATCGTTACATATAAATCTTCTTTAGGAATTTTGTACACTTCCGTTAACAATTCCCAAGCCCAAGCAATAGCTTCTTTCTTAAAATAATCTCCAAAAGACCAGTTTCCAAGCATTTCGAACATAGTGTGATGGTAAGTATCTCTTCCCACATCATCCAAGTCGTTATGTTTCCCAGAAACTCTTAAACATTTCTGAGTATCTGCCACTCTAAGACTTGTAGGCTCTTTGTATCCTAAGAAAAAGTCCTTGAACTGAGTCATCCCTGAGTTGGAAAACATTAAGGTTGGATCGTCTTTTAAAACGATAGGTGCTGAAGGAACTATTTGATGTCCTTTATCTTTAAAAAAATCCAAAAATTTTTGGCGTATATCTTGTGAAGTCATAATACAATTTGAGTTGCAAAAATAATGATTTTTAACGATACTGTAAATCAGTGCTTGTTTAAAAAAAATATCAAATCCTATTAAAGACTCTATATCCCTATTAAAGGCTTTTTCCAGAAGAATGTTTACCTTTATCCCTCTTTAACAATAACAATTATGAAAGCCATCTTAGCGAACGAAAAAGACATCCCTACCCTACAAAAACTTGCTAAAAAAATATGGAAAGAAACCTATACCC encodes:
- the alaS gene encoding alanine--tRNA ligase; the encoded protein is MTSQDIRQKFLDFFKDKGHQIVPSAPIVLKDDPTLMFSNSGMTQFKDFFLGYKEPTSLRVADTQKCLRVSGKHNDLDDVGRDTYHHTMFEMLGNWSFGDYFKKEAIAWAWELLTEVYKIPKEDLYVTIFEGDASENLQRDEDAYNYWKEHIAEDRIINGNKKDNFWEMGDQGPCGPCSEIHVDIRPASEKAKISGKELVNKDHPQVVEVWNLVFMEFLRKADKTLEKLPKQNVDTGMGFERLCMALQGKASNYDTDVFTPLIAKVEEISGKKYTGVLEDEKDIAIRVVVDHIRAVAYAIADGQLPSNGGAGYVIRRILRRAISYSYRFLGMNEAFLYQLVAILKEQMGSFFPEIVKQERLVTEVIKEEENSFLKTIEHGLVRLDAVIQQTIKDQQKNLPGDQVFELYDTFGFPADLSRIIAEEKGLGIDEQGFEEEMNKQKARSKKSSASKTYDWVILEEKPERFVGYDQLVSEVKITRYRKIENKDGVFYQIVLDETPFYAEGGGQVGDKGFLISGEEKVEILDTKKENNLNISLVAELPQEINATFTAEVDVVSRKSSQANHSATHLLHEALRAVLGAHVEQKGSYVGPDYLRFDFSHFSKMTDEELAQVEQQVNAKIRENIALQEFRNIPIQEALDKGAMALFGEKYGDNVRMIQFASSRELCGGTHVKSTGEIGLFKITSEASAAAGIRRIEAITGAKAKEYFEGMEASYLELAHLLKSKDVLKSVQKLLEENHTLKSEIEALKAEKAKQESAQWKEEYVQKGDKKLLVKKTSMDAAVIKDIVFGLKKEVAQSVTVILSNAGGKPMITVGVSDDLTAQYQAGNIVKSLVKEIKGGGGGAPAFATAGGKDLDGLEKAFNLAEEL